A part of Chloroflexota bacterium genomic DNA contains:
- a CDS encoding GNAT family N-acetyltransferase, with the protein MCFLYLQTDRFWIRQWKSDDASDLWQIMSDSRVHTYTGDSPWTKERAKDYIQLMLNKDFRTLEVFHGACILKKDNILIGFTGLNPYLPKQPELEWQFGVPYWGQGYATEIGKAVIKAAFTSTDIRAIYGMVNPQNKASMRVMKKIGMTNLGLHEFRGELDMMYKINRDIYSVQSPPKNN; encoded by the coding sequence ATGTGCTTTCTCTACCTTCAAACAGATCGTTTTTGGATCCGCCAATGGAAATCTGACGATGCTTCAGATCTATGGCAAATTATGTCAGATAGTCGTGTTCATACCTACACTGGCGATTCGCCTTGGACTAAGGAACGAGCTAAAGATTATATCCAACTGATGCTCAACAAAGATTTTCGGACTCTTGAAGTATTCCATGGAGCATGTATTCTAAAAAAAGACAATATATTAATTGGCTTTACCGGATTGAATCCTTACCTTCCAAAACAGCCCGAACTTGAATGGCAGTTCGGTGTGCCCTATTGGGGCCAAGGCTATGCAACTGAAATTGGAAAAGCAGTGATCAAAGCTGCGTTTACTTCAACAGACATTAGAGCGATTTATGGCATGGTGAATCCCCAGAACAAAGCCTCCATGCGTGTCATGAAAAAGATTGGAATGACTAATTTGGGATTGCACGAATTTCGAGGCGAGTTGGATATGATGTACAAAATCAACCGCGATATTTATTCCGTTCAATCTCCACCCAAGAATAATTGA
- a CDS encoding CPBP family intramembrane metalloprotease translates to MNQKQMEKHSNGQSIFFHLMPGILISVFCFLIRPTVNNFGYPAIFALVLAVMFILVPTELGYLLYQGKKKTGHYTLKGIIDLNKMTPWWQHLIWALIAFGAIGGLMALLKPVEVFLKTNLLFWIPDLESGLDGNFSRAKLVVTYFLYLIFVVLIGPIVEELYFRGYLLPRIKGRYAALIHSFLFATYHFFTPWMIISRTVGFLPLIFVAKKKSVLTGMIIHILCNSINFITAVVFIINMK, encoded by the coding sequence ATGAATCAAAAACAGATGGAAAAGCACTCAAATGGACAATCAATATTTTTTCACTTAATGCCTGGCATATTGATTAGTGTCTTTTGTTTCCTGATACGTCCTACTGTAAATAATTTTGGATATCCAGCGATCTTTGCCCTGGTTTTGGCTGTCATGTTTATCCTCGTTCCTACCGAACTCGGATACTTGTTGTATCAAGGAAAGAAAAAAACTGGCCATTATACATTAAAGGGAATAATTGATTTAAACAAAATGACCCCTTGGTGGCAACACCTTATCTGGGCGTTGATTGCTTTTGGTGCAATTGGTGGCTTAATGGCTCTACTGAAACCAGTGGAAGTTTTCTTGAAGACAAATCTATTATTCTGGATTCCTGATCTCGAAAGCGGTCTTGATGGGAATTTCTCCAGAGCGAAACTCGTAGTAACTTATTTTCTATATTTAATATTTGTTGTACTTATTGGCCCTATAGTAGAAGAGTTATACTTTCGTGGATATTTACTACCCAGGATAAAGGGGAGATATGCTGCATTAATTCATAGCTTCCTGTTTGCAACATATCATTTTTTTACGCCGTGGATGATTATTTCAAGAACTGTAGGTTTTTTACCTCTGATCTTTGTGGCGAAAAAGAAAAGTGTCCTAACAGGAATGATAATTCACATTTTATGTAACTCAATAAATTTTATTACAGCTGTTGTTTTCATAATAAACATGAAATAG
- a CDS encoding PadR family transcriptional regulator, whose translation MDNNIEKYMPLSESTYYILLILLEPLHGYGVMQKVEALTGGQVVIGPGTLYGAFSTLEKEELIMVDHVETRRKYYKITEKGKKVLYCQFVRLEMMTENGRELLEGSSGAGIS comes from the coding sequence ATTGACAATAACATTGAGAAGTATATGCCTTTGAGCGAAAGCACCTATTATATTTTATTGATCCTTTTAGAGCCCCTGCACGGCTATGGCGTGATGCAAAAAGTTGAGGCATTGACGGGCGGGCAGGTTGTGATTGGGCCGGGGACTCTTTATGGCGCATTTTCAACATTGGAGAAAGAAGAATTAATTATGGTGGACCATGTTGAGACCAGGAGAAAATATTATAAAATCACAGAAAAGGGGAAAAAGGTCCTATATTGTCAGTTTGTGCGGTTGGAAATGATGACGGAGAATGGGAGAGAATTATTGGAAGGAAGTAGTGGGGCAGGCATAAGTTAA
- a CDS encoding DUF2812 domain-containing protein: MGAVRVTKFRWFWAWQDDKQEAWLEEMSQEGLHLRDFKPFGRYVFEVGEPRGFAYRMDFDQSSGKDRDYYNLLEDAGWDHVIGIMGWQYWRKETVDGRTTELFTDAESKISKYKRFLASLSVPTPTFVVVLGMFKRFPGRHPQWVVISTISLYVLYFIFLAINFLKVSQRIRELRQKRII, from the coding sequence ATGGGCGCTGTCCGGGTAACGAAATTTCGGTGGTTTTGGGCCTGGCAAGATGATAAACAAGAAGCCTGGTTGGAGGAGATGTCGCAGGAGGGTCTGCATCTGAGAGACTTCAAACCGTTTGGGCGTTATGTATTCGAAGTTGGGGAGCCGCGAGGATTTGCCTATAGGATGGATTTTGATCAGTCTTCGGGTAAAGACAGAGATTACTATAATCTTCTTGAAGATGCTGGCTGGGATCACGTCATTGGGATTATGGGATGGCAATATTGGCGCAAGGAGACAGTTGATGGCAGGACAACAGAATTATTCACCGATGCCGAATCAAAGATAAGTAAATATAAACGATTTCTCGCCAGTCTGTCCGTGCCAACTCCGACCTTTGTAGTTGTGTTGGGCATGTTCAAGCGTTTCCCTGGCAGGCATCCGCAATGGGTGGTTATTTCCACAATTTCCCTTTATGTTTTGTATTTTATTTTTCTCGCCATAAATTTCTTGAAAGTTTCTCAGCGTATTCGGGAGCTTAGGCAGAAGCGAATTATCTAG